A region from the Citrobacter koseri ATCC BAA-895 genome encodes:
- the elyC gene encoding envelope biogenesis factor ElyC → MLFTLKKVTGGLLLPLPFMLLIMGVGLALVWFSRFQKTGKAFISLGWLAIFLLSLQPVADRLLKPIEDSYPTWQGTQKVDYIVVLGGGYTWNPQWAPSSNLINNSLPRLNEGVRLWLANPGSKLIFTGAAAKTNRVSTAEAGARVAQSLGVPRSDIITLDQPKDTEEEAEAVKQAIGDAPFLLVTSASHLPRAMIFFQHVGLHPLPAPANQLAIDSPLNPWERAIPSPVWLMHSDRAGYETLGRIWQWLKGASGEPGQQ, encoded by the coding sequence ATGCTTTTTACTCTGAAGAAAGTGACTGGCGGTCTGTTGCTGCCGCTTCCCTTTATGCTGCTCATCATGGGCGTGGGGCTGGCGCTGGTATGGTTTAGCCGCTTTCAGAAAACCGGGAAGGCGTTTATCAGCCTGGGATGGCTGGCAATATTTCTGTTAAGCCTGCAACCTGTTGCTGACCGTTTACTCAAACCGATTGAAGACAGTTACCCCACCTGGCAGGGAACGCAAAAAGTAGACTATATCGTGGTGCTGGGCGGCGGCTACACCTGGAACCCCCAGTGGGCGCCCAGTTCGAATCTGATCAATAACAGCCTCCCACGTCTGAACGAAGGCGTACGCCTCTGGCTGGCCAATCCGGGATCGAAACTGATCTTTACGGGCGCGGCGGCAAAAACCAATCGCGTGAGTACGGCAGAAGCGGGCGCAAGAGTGGCACAATCGCTGGGTGTGCCGCGCAGCGACATCATCACGCTGGATCAGCCAAAAGATACCGAAGAAGAGGCGGAAGCGGTGAAACAGGCCATCGGCGATGCCCCTTTCCTGCTGGTCACTTCCGCCTCCCACTTACCGCGCGCCATGATCTTCTTCCAGCATGTTGGGTTACATCCGCTGCCTGCGCCAGCCAATCAACTGGCGATAGATTCACCGTTAAATCCGTGGGAGCGAGCAATTCCCTCCCCGGTATGGTTGATGCATAGCGATCGCGCCGGTTATGAAACGCTGGGGCGCATCTGGCAGTGGCTGAAAGGCGCGTCAGGCGAGCCAGGGCAGCAGTGA
- the kdsB gene encoding 3-deoxy-manno-octulosonate cytidylyltransferase yields the protein MSFVVIIPARFSSTRLPGKPLLDINGKPMIVHVLERARESGAERIIVATDHEDVARAVEAAGGEVCMTRADHQSGTERLAEVVEKCGFSDDTVIVNVQGDEPMIPAVIIRQVAENLAQRQVGMATLAAPIHGAEEAFNPNAVKVVLDAEGYALYFSRATIPWDRDRFAKSLETVGDTFLRHLGIYGYRAGFIRRYVNWQPSPLEHIEMLEQLRVLWYGEKIHVAVAKEVPGTGVDTAEDLERVRAEMR from the coding sequence ATGAGTTTTGTGGTCATTATTCCCGCTCGTTTTTCGTCCACGCGTCTACCCGGTAAGCCTTTACTGGATATCAACGGCAAACCGATGATCGTGCATGTTCTGGAACGCGCGCGCGAATCTGGCGCTGAACGCATTATTGTCGCGACGGACCATGAAGATGTCGCTCGCGCGGTAGAAGCGGCGGGTGGGGAAGTCTGCATGACGCGCGCTGACCATCAGTCCGGGACGGAGCGTCTGGCGGAAGTCGTCGAAAAATGCGGTTTTAGCGACGATACCGTTATTGTGAACGTGCAGGGCGATGAGCCGATGATCCCGGCGGTGATTATTCGTCAGGTGGCGGAAAACCTGGCGCAGCGCCAGGTTGGTATGGCAACGCTGGCGGCGCCGATTCACGGTGCTGAAGAAGCCTTTAATCCTAATGCAGTGAAAGTTGTGCTGGACGCTGAAGGCTATGCGCTTTATTTCTCGCGTGCGACGATCCCCTGGGATCGCGATCGTTTTGCGAAAAGCCTTGAGACCGTGGGCGACACGTTCCTGCGCCATCTGGGAATTTACGGCTATCGCGCCGGGTTTATTCGCCGCTACGTGAACTGGCAGCCCAGCCCACTTGAGCATATTGAGATGCTGGAGCAGCTTCGTGTGCTGTGGTATGGCGAAAAAATCCATGTTGCCGTCGCCAAAGAAGTCCCGGGAACGGGCGTTGATACAGCCGAAGATCTTGAGCGCGTTCGCGCCGAAATGCGCTGA
- a CDS encoding YcbJ family phosphotransferase produces the protein MEQLRAELSHLLGEKLSRIECVSEKADTALWSLYDSQGNPMPLMARSFTTPGVAQQLAWKTTMLARSGTVRMPVVYGVMTHEEHPGPDVLLLERLRGVSVEAPARTPERWEQLKDQIVEGLLAWHRQDSRGCVGAVDHTQENIWPSWYRQRVEVLWTTLNQFNNTGLTMQDKRILFRTRECLPALFEGFNDNCVLIHGNFSLRSMLKDARSDQLLAMVGPGVMLWAPREYELFRLMDNALAEGLLWHYLQHAPVAESFIWRRWLYVLWDEVAQLVNTGRFSRSNFDLATKSLLPWLA, from the coding sequence ATGGAACAGCTGCGAGCCGAACTGAGTCATCTGCTGGGCGAAAAACTCAGCCGTATAGAGTGCGTGAGTGAAAAGGCGGATACGGCCTTGTGGTCGCTGTACGACAGTCAGGGAAACCCGATGCCGCTGATGGCGAGAAGTTTTACGACCCCTGGCGTGGCGCAGCAACTGGCATGGAAAACGACCATGCTGGCGCGTAGCGGCACGGTACGCATGCCGGTTGTCTATGGCGTGATGACGCATGAGGAACACCCCGGGCCTGATGTCCTGCTGCTGGAGCGTCTGCGTGGCGTCTCTGTGGAAGCGCCCGCCCGCACGCCTGAGCGCTGGGAGCAGTTGAAGGATCAGATTGTAGAAGGTTTGTTAGCCTGGCATCGACAGGACAGCCGGGGTTGCGTAGGCGCGGTGGATCATACGCAGGAAAATATCTGGCCGTCCTGGTATCGCCAGCGTGTTGAAGTGCTATGGACGACGTTAAACCAGTTCAACAACACCGGGTTAACCATGCAGGATAAACGCATTCTGTTTCGTACCCGGGAGTGCCTGCCTGCGCTGTTTGAAGGATTTAATGATAATTGTGTGCTCATCCACGGCAATTTTAGCCTGCGCAGTATGCTGAAAGACGCCCGCAGCGATCAGCTTCTGGCGATGGTGGGGCCTGGCGTTATGCTGTGGGCGCCACGAGAGTATGAACTGTTTCGGCTGATGGACAATGCGCTGGCGGAAGGGTTGCTCTGGCATTATCTGCAACACGCGCCAGTGGCGGAATCGTTCATCTGGCGGCGTTGGCTTTATGTGTTATGGGACGAAGTCGCGCAACTGGTCAATACCGGGCGTTTTAGCCGCTCCAACTTTGACCTCGCGACAAAATCACTGCTGCCCTGGCTCGCCTGA
- the ycaR gene encoding protein YcaR — translation MDHRLLEIIACPVCNGKLWYNQEKQELICKLDNLAFPLRDGIPVLLETEARSITADESKS, via the coding sequence ATGGATCATCGTCTACTTGAAATCATTGCCTGCCCGGTATGCAACGGCAAACTCTGGTATAACCAGGAAAAACAAGAACTGATTTGCAAACTGGATAACCTGGCTTTCCCATTGCGCGATGGCATTCCGGTATTGCTGGAAACGGAAGCGCGTTCCATTACTGCTGATGAGAGTAAATCATGA
- the mukE gene encoding chromosome partition protein MukE produces MSLTNIEQVMPVKLAQALANPLFPALDSALRSGRHIGLDELDNHAFLMDFQEYLEEFYSRYNVELIRAPEGFFYLRPRSTTIIPRSVLSELDMMVGKILCYLYLSPERLANEGIFTQQELYDELLALTDEAKLLKLVNNRSTGSDVDRQKLQEKVRSSLNRLRRLGMVWFMGHDSSKFRITESVFRFGADVRTGDDPREAQRRLIRDGEAMPVENHLQLNDETEENQPDSGEEE; encoded by the coding sequence ATGTCATTGACAAATATTGAACAAGTGATGCCGGTTAAGCTGGCGCAGGCGCTGGCAAACCCGTTATTTCCGGCGCTGGATAGCGCATTACGCTCCGGCAGACATATCGGTCTGGATGAGCTGGATAATCATGCCTTCCTGATGGATTTCCAGGAGTATCTGGAAGAGTTTTACAGTCGCTATAACGTCGAACTGATTCGCGCGCCGGAGGGTTTTTTCTACCTGCGCCCGCGTTCCACGACGATTATCCCGCGCTCCGTCTTGTCTGAACTGGACATGATGGTGGGTAAAATCCTCTGCTATCTCTATCTCAGCCCGGAGCGGTTGGCGAATGAGGGGATTTTTACCCAGCAGGAACTGTACGATGAGCTGCTCGCCCTGACAGACGAAGCCAAATTGCTGAAACTGGTCAATAACCGCTCAACGGGGTCTGACGTGGATCGTCAGAAACTACAGGAGAAGGTGCGCTCGTCGTTAAACCGTCTGCGTCGCTTAGGGATGGTGTGGTTTATGGGCCATGACAGCAGCAAATTCCGCATCACGGAATCGGTGTTCCGCTTTGGCGCGGATGTGCGTACCGGTGACGATCCGCGTGAAGCGCAGCGTCGCTTAATCCGCGATGGGGAAGCCATGCCGGTTGAAAATCACCTGCAACTCAACGATGAGACCGAAGAGAATCAGCCGGACAGTGGAGAGGAAGAATAA
- the mukB gene encoding chromosome partition protein MukB has product MIERGKFRSLTLINWNGFFARTFDLDELVTTLSGGNGAGKSTTMAAFVTALIPDLTLLHFRNTTEAGATSGSRDKGLHGKLKAGVCYSMLDVLNSRHQRVVVGVRLQQVAGRDRKVDIKPFAIQGLPMSVQPTQLVTETLNERQARVLTLAELKEKLDAMEGVQFKQFNSITDYHSLMFDLGIIARRLRSASDRSKFYRLIEASLYGGISSAITRSLRDYLLPENSGVRKAFQDMEAALRENRMTLEAIRVTQSDRDLFKHLISEATNYVAADYMRHANERRVHLDKALEFRRELYTSRKQLAAEQYKHVDMARELGEHNGAEGDLEADYQAASDHLNLVQTALRQQEKIERYEADLDELQIRLEEQNEVVAEAADMQEENEARAEAAELEVDELKSQLADYQQALDVQQTRAIQYNQAIQALDRAKALCHLPDLTADSAAEWLETFQAKEQEATEKLLSLEQKMSVAQTAHSQFEQAYQLVAAINGPLARNEAWSVARDLLREGVEQRHLAEQVQPLRMRLSELEQRLREQQEAERLLAEFCKRQGKHFDIDELEALHQELEARIAALSDSVSNAHEQRMTLRQEQEQLQSRIQHLMQRAPIWLAAQNSLNQLCEQSGEEFTSSQDVTEYLQQLLEREREAIVERDEVGARKNAVDEEIERLSQPGGSEDSRLNALAERFGGVLLSEIYDDVSFEDAPYFSALYGPSRHAIVVPDLSLIAEQLEGLTDCPEDLYFIEGDPQSFDDSVFSVDELENAVVVKTAERQWRYSRFPTVPIFGRAARENRIESLHAEREGLSERFATLSFDVQKTQRLHQAFSRFIGSHLAVAFEADPEAEIRQLNGRRVELERALATHENDNQQQRIQFEQAKEGVSALNRLLPRLNLLADDTLADRVDEIQERLDDAQEAARFIQQHGNQLAKLEPIVSVLQNDPEQFEQLKEDYAYSQQTQRDARQQAFALTEVVQRRAHFSYSDSAEMLSGNSDLNEKLRQRLEQAEAERTRAREALRGHAAQLSQYNQVLASLKSSYDTKKELLGDLQRELQDIGVRADSGSEERARIRRDELHTQLSNNRSRRNQLEKALTFCEAEMDNLTRRLRKLERDYHEMREQVVTAKAGWCAVMRMVKDNGVERRLHRRELAYLSADELRSMSDKALGALRLAVADNEHLRDVLRMSEDPKRPERKIQFFVAVYQHLRERIRQDIIRTDDPVEAIEQMEIELSRLTEELTSREQKLAISSRSVANIIRKTIQREQNRIRMLNQGLQNVSFGQVNSVRLNVNVRETHATLLDVLSEQHEQHQDLFNSNRLTFSEALAKLYQRLNPQIDMGQRTPQTIGEELLDYRNYLEMEVEVNRGSDGWLRAESGALSTGEAIGTGMSILVMVVQSWEDEGRRLRGKDISPCRLLFLDEAARLDARSIATLFELCERLQMQLIIAAPENISPEKGTTYKLVRKVFHNTEHVHVVGLRGFAPQLSETLPGTGTEDASSQAAG; this is encoded by the coding sequence ATGATTGAACGCGGTAAATTTCGCTCACTAACGCTGATTAACTGGAACGGCTTTTTTGCCCGCACCTTTGACCTCGATGAGCTGGTCACCACGCTGTCCGGCGGGAACGGCGCCGGTAAATCCACCACGATGGCGGCGTTCGTCACGGCGCTGATCCCGGACTTAACCTTACTGCATTTCCGTAACACCACGGAGGCCGGGGCCACCAGCGGATCGCGCGATAAAGGCCTGCACGGTAAGCTGAAAGCGGGCGTCTGTTATTCCATGCTCGACGTCCTCAATTCCCGCCATCAGCGTGTTGTGGTGGGCGTACGTTTGCAGCAGGTCGCCGGACGCGATCGCAAAGTTGATATCAAACCGTTTGCCATTCAGGGCTTGCCGATGTCGGTGCAGCCGACGCAGCTGGTGACGGAAACGCTGAACGAGCGCCAGGCGCGCGTGTTGACCCTCGCGGAGCTGAAAGAGAAGCTCGATGCGATGGAAGGCGTGCAGTTTAAGCAGTTTAACTCGATCACCGATTATCACTCGCTGATGTTCGATCTGGGCATCATTGCCCGCCGTCTGCGTTCTGCGTCCGATCGCAGCAAGTTCTATCGTCTGATTGAAGCCTCGCTGTACGGCGGGATCTCCAGCGCGATTACCCGTTCCCTGCGTGACTACCTGCTGCCGGAAAATAGCGGCGTGCGTAAAGCGTTCCAGGATATGGAAGCCGCGCTGCGTGAAAACCGTATGACGCTGGAAGCGATCCGCGTAACCCAGTCGGATCGTGACCTGTTCAAGCATTTGATTAGCGAAGCCACTAACTACGTGGCGGCGGACTACATGCGCCACGCCAACGAACGTCGGGTTCATCTGGATAAAGCGCTGGAGTTTCGTCGCGAGCTGTACACATCGCGTAAGCAACTGGCGGCGGAACAGTACAAACACGTCGACATGGCGCGTGAACTGGGCGAGCACAACGGTGCGGAAGGGGATCTGGAAGCGGATTACCAGGCCGCCAGCGACCACCTGAACCTGGTGCAGACCGCGCTGCGCCAGCAGGAGAAGATCGAGCGCTACGAAGCGGATCTCGATGAGCTGCAAATTCGTCTCGAAGAGCAAAATGAAGTGGTGGCTGAAGCCGCCGACATGCAGGAAGAGAACGAAGCCCGTGCGGAAGCCGCCGAGCTGGAAGTGGATGAACTGAAAAGCCAACTGGCGGACTATCAGCAGGCGCTGGATGTGCAGCAGACGCGCGCGATTCAGTACAACCAGGCGATCCAGGCGCTCGACCGCGCCAAAGCGCTTTGTCATCTGCCTGACCTGACGGCGGACAGCGCCGCAGAATGGCTGGAAACGTTCCAGGCGAAAGAGCAGGAAGCAACGGAAAAACTGCTTTCGCTGGAACAGAAAATGAGCGTGGCGCAAACCGCGCACAGTCAGTTTGAACAGGCATATCAGCTGGTGGCCGCCATTAATGGCCCGCTGGCGCGTAATGAAGCCTGGAGCGTGGCGCGTGACCTGCTGCGCGAAGGCGTGGAACAGCGTCACCTGGCGGAGCAGGTTCAGCCGCTGCGTATGCGTCTGAGTGAACTGGAACAGCGTCTGCGCGAACAGCAGGAAGCTGAACGCCTGCTGGCGGAATTCTGTAAACGTCAGGGCAAACATTTCGACATTGATGAGCTGGAAGCGCTGCACCAGGAGCTAGAAGCCCGCATCGCCGCCCTGTCGGATAGCGTTTCTAACGCCCATGAACAGCGTATGACGCTGCGTCAGGAGCAGGAGCAACTCCAGTCCCGCATTCAGCACTTAATGCAGCGCGCCCCGATCTGGCTGGCGGCGCAAAACAGTCTGAATCAGCTGTGCGAACAGAGCGGTGAAGAGTTTACCTCCAGCCAGGATGTAACCGAGTATCTGCAACAGTTGCTGGAGCGCGAGCGTGAAGCGATTGTAGAGCGCGACGAAGTTGGCGCGCGTAAGAATGCGGTTGATGAAGAGATTGAACGCTTAAGCCAGCCGGGTGGCTCGGAAGACTCGCGTCTGAACGCGCTGGCGGAGCGTTTTGGCGGCGTGTTGCTGTCGGAAATCTATGATGACGTCAGCTTCGAAGACGCGCCGTACTTCTCCGCGCTGTACGGCCCGTCCCGTCATGCTATCGTGGTGCCGGATCTGTCGCTGATCGCCGAACAGCTTGAAGGGCTGACGGATTGCCCGGAAGATCTCTATTTCATCGAAGGGGACCCGCAGTCGTTCGATGACAGCGTCTTCAGCGTTGATGAGCTGGAAAACGCGGTGGTGGTGAAAACCGCCGAGCGTCAGTGGCGTTATTCCCGTTTCCCGACGGTGCCGATCTTTGGTCGCGCCGCGCGTGAAAACCGTATTGAAAGTCTGCATGCTGAGCGCGAAGGGCTGTCTGAACGCTTTGCGACGTTGTCCTTCGACGTGCAGAAAACTCAGCGTCTGCATCAGGCGTTCAGTCGTTTTATCGGCAGCCATCTGGCGGTCGCGTTTGAGGCCGACCCGGAAGCGGAAATTCGCCAATTGAATGGCCGTCGCGTTGAACTGGAACGCGCGCTGGCTACGCATGAAAACGACAACCAGCAGCAGCGTATTCAGTTTGAACAGGCGAAAGAGGGCGTCTCCGCTCTGAACCGCTTACTGCCGCGCCTGAACCTGCTGGCGGACGACACGTTGGCTGACCGCGTGGATGAAATTCAGGAACGTCTGGATGATGCGCAGGAAGCGGCGCGTTTTATACAGCAACACGGTAATCAGTTAGCCAAACTGGAGCCGATCGTCTCGGTTCTGCAAAACGATCCCGAACAGTTTGAGCAACTGAAAGAAGATTACGCATACTCCCAGCAAACGCAGCGGGATGCGCGTCAGCAGGCTTTTGCGCTGACCGAGGTCGTACAGCGTCGGGCGCACTTCAGCTATTCCGACTCGGCCGAAATGCTGAGCGGCAACAGCGATCTGAACGAAAAACTGCGTCAGCGTCTGGAACAGGCGGAAGCCGAGCGTACCCGTGCCCGTGAAGCGTTACGCGGTCATGCCGCGCAACTCAGCCAGTACAATCAGGTTCTGGCCTCACTGAAAAGCTCGTATGACACCAAGAAAGAGCTGCTGGGCGACCTGCAACGTGAATTGCAGGATATCGGCGTGCGCGCCGACAGCGGTTCGGAAGAGCGCGCGCGTATCCGCCGTGACGAACTGCATACGCAACTGAGCAATAACCGCTCACGTCGTAACCAACTGGAAAAAGCGCTGACCTTCTGTGAAGCGGAGATGGATAACCTGACCCGCAGACTGCGCAAACTGGAACGCGATTATCATGAAATGCGCGAGCAGGTAGTCACCGCGAAAGCCGGGTGGTGCGCGGTGATGCGGATGGTGAAAGATAACGGGGTAGAGCGTCGTTTGCATCGTCGCGAGTTGGCTTATCTGTCGGCAGATGAACTTCGCTCCATGTCGGATAAGGCGTTGGGTGCGTTGCGTCTGGCGGTGGCGGATAACGAACACCTGCGTGATGTATTACGTATGTCGGAAGATCCAAAACGACCGGAACGTAAAATCCAGTTCTTCGTGGCGGTTTACCAGCATCTGCGGGAGCGTATTCGCCAGGATATCATCCGTACCGATGACCCGGTTGAGGCCATCGAACAGATGGAAATTGAGTTGAGTCGCCTGACGGAAGAGCTAACCTCCCGCGAACAGAAGCTGGCGATCAGCTCGCGCAGCGTGGCGAACATTATTCGTAAGACGATTCAGCGCGAACAAAACCGTATTCGTATGCTGAACCAGGGGCTGCAAAACGTCTCGTTCGGTCAGGTGAACAGCGTGCGTCTCAACGTCAACGTGCGGGAAACGCATGCGACCTTGCTGGATGTTCTTTCCGAACAGCATGAGCAGCATCAGGATCTGTTTAACAGCAACCGCCTGACCTTCTCTGAAGCGCTGGCGAAGCTGTATCAGCGCCTGAATCCGCAGATTGATATGGGGCAGCGTACGCCGCAGACCATTGGCGAGGAGCTGCTGGATTACCGTAACTATCTGGAGATGGAAGTCGAGGTCAACCGTGGTTCAGACGGCTGGCTGCGTGCGGAGTCCGGCGCGCTGTCTACCGGTGAAGCGATTGGTACCGGGATGTCCATTCTGGTGATGGTAGTACAAAGCTGGGAAGACGAAGGCCGCCGCTTGCGCGGAAAAGATATCTCCCCATGCCGCCTGCTGTTCCTTGATGAGGCTGCGCGTCTGGATGCGCGTTCCATCGCGACGCTGTTCGAACTGTGCGAACGTCTGCAAATGCAGCTTATCATCGCAGCGCCGGAAAACATCAGCCCTGAGAAAGGCACCACCTATAAGCTGGTGCGTAAGGTTTTCCACAATACCGAACACGTTCATGTGGTCGGACTGCGTGGCTTCGCCCCACAACTGTCGGAGACGCTACCTGGCACCGGCACCGAAGATGCTTCGTCGCAGGCCGCCGGGTAA
- the cmoM gene encoding tRNA uridine 5-oxyacetic acid(34) methyltransferase CmoM — translation MRDRNFDDIAEKFSRNIYGTTKGQLRQAILWQDLDRLLAEFGEQKLHILDAGGGEGQTAIRMAERGHQVTLCDLSGEMIARAQQAAEAKGVSGNMHFIQCAVQDVASHLETSADLILFHAVLEWVAEPVGVLETLWSVLRPGGALSLMFYNANGLLMHNMVAGNFDYVQVGMPKRKKRTLSPDYPRKPEQVYQWLEDIGWQITGKTGVRVFHDYLREKHQQRDCYEMLVELETRYCRQEPYISLGRYIHVTARKPQMQG, via the coding sequence ATGCGGGACCGCAATTTTGATGACATTGCTGAAAAGTTTTCCCGTAACATCTACGGAACCACCAAAGGACAGCTGCGACAGGCGATTCTGTGGCAGGATCTTGATCGGTTGCTGGCGGAATTCGGCGAGCAAAAACTGCACATCCTGGATGCTGGCGGCGGAGAGGGGCAAACGGCCATCAGAATGGCGGAGCGTGGGCACCAGGTTACATTGTGCGATCTGTCCGGCGAGATGATCGCGCGTGCGCAGCAGGCGGCAGAAGCAAAAGGTGTGAGCGGAAACATGCATTTTATACAATGCGCCGTTCAGGATGTCGCTTCGCATTTGGAAACCTCCGCTGATCTGATATTGTTTCATGCTGTGCTGGAGTGGGTGGCGGAACCGGTCGGCGTGTTAGAGACGCTTTGGTCAGTTTTGCGCCCCGGCGGAGCACTGTCGTTAATGTTCTACAATGCTAACGGCCTGTTGATGCATAACATGGTGGCAGGGAACTTTGACTATGTGCAGGTGGGGATGCCAAAACGCAAAAAGCGTACGCTTTCGCCAGACTATCCACGTAAACCCGAGCAGGTTTATCAGTGGCTGGAAGATATTGGCTGGCAGATTACCGGTAAGACCGGCGTACGCGTATTTCATGATTATCTGCGTGAGAAGCATCAACAGCGTGACTGCTATGAGATGTTAGTTGAATTAGAAACGCGTTATTGCCGCCAGGAGCCGTATATTAGCCTTGGCCGCTACATTCATGTCACCGCGCGCAAACCGCAGATGCAAGGATAA
- the mukF gene encoding chromosome partition protein MukF has protein sequence MSEFSQTVPELVAWARKNDFSISLPVDRLSFLLAVATLNGERLDGEMSEGELVDAFRHVSDAFEQTSETIGVRANNAINDMVRQRLLNRFTSEQAEGNAIYRLTPLGIGITDYYIRQREFSTLRLSMQLSIVAGELKRAADAADEGGDEFHWHRNVYAPLKYSVAEIFDSIDLTQRIMDEQQQQVKDDIAQLLNKDWRAAISSCELLLSETSGTLRELQDTLEAAGDKLQANLLRIQDATMAHDDLHFVDRLVFDLQSKLDRIISWGQQSIDLWIGYDRHVHKFIRTAIDMDKNRVFAQRLRQSIQGYFDEPWALTYANADRLLDMRDEEMALRDEEVTGELPPDLEYEEFNEIREQLAAIIEEQLAIYKSRQAPLDLGLVVREYLAQYPRARHFDVARIVIDQAVRLGVAQADFTGLPAKWQPINDYGAKVQAHVIDKY, from the coding sequence ATGAGTGAATTTTCCCAGACAGTCCCCGAACTGGTTGCCTGGGCCAGAAAAAATGACTTTTCCATCTCTCTGCCGGTAGACCGACTTTCGTTCCTGCTGGCGGTAGCCACGCTGAACGGCGAGCGCCTGGACGGGGAGATGAGTGAAGGCGAACTGGTGGATGCGTTCCGCCATGTCAGTGATGCGTTTGAGCAAACCAGCGAAACCATCGGCGTACGCGCCAACAACGCGATCAACGATATGGTACGTCAACGTCTGCTGAACCGCTTTACCAGCGAGCAAGCGGAAGGCAACGCCATTTATCGCCTGACGCCGCTCGGGATTGGCATTACCGATTACTACATCCGCCAGCGTGAGTTTTCCACGTTGCGCCTTTCCATGCAGCTATCCATTGTCGCGGGTGAACTGAAGCGGGCGGCGGATGCGGCAGATGAGGGCGGCGACGAATTTCACTGGCATCGCAACGTTTATGCGCCGCTGAAATATTCGGTCGCGGAAATTTTCGACAGCATCGACCTGACCCAGCGCATCATGGATGAGCAGCAGCAGCAGGTAAAAGACGACATTGCGCAGTTGCTGAACAAAGACTGGCGCGCGGCGATTTCGAGTTGCGAACTGCTGCTTTCTGAAACATCCGGCACGCTGCGTGAGTTGCAGGATACGCTCGAAGCGGCTGGCGATAAATTGCAGGCTAATCTGTTACGCATCCAGGACGCCACGATGGCGCATGACGACCTGCATTTTGTGGATCGTCTGGTGTTCGATCTGCAAAGCAAACTCGACCGCATTATTAGCTGGGGTCAGCAATCCATCGACCTGTGGATTGGCTATGACCGACACGTACACAAATTTATCCGTACCGCGATTGATATGGATAAAAACCGCGTCTTTGCCCAGCGACTGCGCCAGTCCATCCAGGGCTATTTTGATGAGCCGTGGGCGCTGACCTATGCCAACGCCGATCGTCTGCTGGATATGCGCGATGAAGAGATGGCGCTGCGCGATGAAGAGGTGACCGGCGAACTGCCGCCGGACCTGGAATATGAAGAATTTAACGAGATCCGCGAACAACTGGCGGCGATTATCGAAGAACAGCTGGCTATCTATAAATCCAGACAAGCCCCACTGGATCTCGGCCTGGTAGTGCGCGAATATCTGGCGCAATACCCACGAGCGCGTCACTTCGACGTGGCGCGTATTGTTATCGATCAGGCGGTACGTCTTGGCGTAGCGCAAGCAGACTTCACCGGACTGCCAGCCAAATGGCAGCCGATTAATGATTACGGAGCCAAGGTACAGGCGCATGTCATTGACAAATATTGA